The following is a genomic window from candidate division KSB1 bacterium.
TAGAATAAACCCAATCAGAAACGAGATCAGGGCAACAATAGGGAACGCATTCATTCCTATTAAAATGCTTTGGTTGATGAATTCTCCTTTTTTTGCACCTTTACGGGAGAATAGGCCAAGAAAAGAAAAATAAAAAGAATCCGCCGCTAAAAAAATCGCATTCTTTTGTAATTGCCAATAAGCATGAGCCTTTTCTCCCATCCGTTCAAGCCATCCCGTCTTTTTTTGTACGGATTGCGGCGCTATTGAACGGGAGCTAAACGTATTTAGGGCTTTGGTTATTTTTTCCGGAACATGGATCAGTTCAACCTTGACCTCTTTTTGTGAGGCATGGTCCAGAATTTCATCCAGCAGAACAACACCGCTGCTGTCGATGCGGGATAAATCGCTCAAATCAATTTGGTATTCCGTATAATCTCCCGAATCCACGATTGAGAGCAACCGTTTATATAATCCTCCGGTGCTTTCAAGGGTGGCGCTTCCGGATAGAAACACTTTATTTTGCCTGACTATAATCTGCATGTTTATCCAAATAATTTGTAATTTTATTTTTAAACTGTTCCAGCGTAAAAACGAGACTATGGTTCAATGTCTTTACAAATCCATTCATGCTGGGGTCATCAAATTTATCAATTAAAGTTGCTTCATGCTTTATCAGAGCAATTTTGTTATCAGCCTGTTGAAATTCAAAAAGAATATGGATATGAGCAAGATCTCCAGCCTTGGTTTGAATTCGTTCTATACTCTTGACCTCGCCAATAATGATATAATCCGGATTATAACTGATTCCCCGGTTGATCCGCCGGAACACATTCTTGTATTCAAAATAATCATACACCAGAGCAGGGATTGCATAAGAAGGACGAACAGCCCAATGATGATAATAATAATAATTCAGTTCATTTGATTGTGTGCGGACCACCATTCGGGTTTGATCAAAGGCACGGGCAACTCTAAAATCCAGGACATCAACAATCACATCAAACGTGGTATCAGCCTGTTCTACAGCGGGATAATCCTGATTTGTGAATTCAAAAATAAAATATTTTCTGGCAGGTTGTTTATGACTGCAGCCCGCCAGCATCATCAATGATACGATCACAAAGGCGTAAAATAAGTGAAATTTCATATTATTTCTCCAAATTAAAATCAGGCGCATTTTCTGGTTCAGCACCGAATATAAGGATGGATGGATCTTCGCTGATCATCCGTGAAAACTGGGTCAGATTGTCCGAGGTTTCTTTCAGACGTTCAATGGTATACACCAGATCCGTACGACTTTTTGCAAAACTGATCTCCACATCGCGCAGCATATTATTGGTTCTTTCCAGAGTGGTATTGATTTCCAGAAACAGTTGAACAAGTTCCGCTTCTTTGAGCGCGCTTGTCACATCAGCCAAATTGGTCGCAATCTGTTTCAATGTATCAGAACCGGTAAACTCTTCTACATTCAGTAAAATTCTATTGGCACTGTTTGTGAGTGAATCCAATCGCCGGGCAAAGTTGGATGCATTATCCAAAGTTAAGCCCACGTTCTGCCTGTTGTTTTGAACCAGGGCTTCAATTTCACGCATGGTTTTATTAGACTGATCGGCAAATTGTATAAAACGATTCAAATTATCCTCACTTGTAAATTCTGCCAAATTATTAAGAATAATCTCGGATTTTGCAGCCAGAGATTCAGCATGCCCGCTGATCTCTTCAGTAACAGATTTTCCGGCATCTATAAACGAGCCGGGCGACAAGAATTCCGCTTTATTGCTACCGCTTTTCAACTCGATTATTTTGAGACCGGTTATGCCCAACATGGCAATTTTCGCCTCGGTATCCATTTTGATCGGAGTGCCTTCTTCCAGACTCACTTCAACAATGACTCGCTGGATATCCTGGGGATCAATAGAAATATCGCTGACATACCCTACCTGTAATCCCTGGTACTTGACCGCACTGCCTTGCTGCAATCCGGATACAGAGACATTGCGAAAACCGATATAATAAACATCCCAATTTTCAAGAAACATGGGCGCCACAATCACTCCGATCGAAACCACCAGAGCCACAATAGCTACCACTATAAAAATGCCCAATCGGACACGTTGTGCACGAGTAACCATAATCAAAAACCTGTTTTATAATTCAAGTATTATACCATTGATTATTTTGAATACCAGACTCCGCGCCTCCAGGCATGCTTTCGGCATATTTCCATCACAGAGTCATCCGGATCACCGAGATCTGAGACGTATGTATTGGCTTCAGCCTGCCACTCTTTTCGCATTCCGGGTATAACCGTACCCACCGCTGGATGCATTAGAGGAAATTTCAAGGCAAGGGCCGGAAGGTCCCAGCCCGTCGGCTCGATATCCGTTTTCAAATCATTGACATGTTCTACTGTTTTACGCAGGCGCTCGCCTGAATGCTTTTGCAATGACGCGTTCACTTTTACCGTCTCCGTATTTCTGGGCCGTATCAATAAATTTACACCCAGATCAAGGGCTCGATTGAGAGCAGCTATAGAATCACTCTCGGATTGTCTGCCCCAGCCGCTCTCTCCTATTGCCCAGGCACCAAAGCCGATTTCAGAGACATTCAATCCTGTTTTCCCAGGTTGTCTGTATCGCATTTTCTCTCCTTTTCCATAATAATATAAAATTAATTTCAGAAAAACAAAAGTATTTACCTCATGCCACAAAAAAAACTTGGACTATAACACAAAGTATACAGCTTGTTATATTACGAGCGGTTTCGTAAAATATTTTTAGCTAAAGCATTGTTTTATAATATCATTTTTTAAAAAATCTATTATGTTCTGGCAAGTAATTTGCATCAATATAAATATTATGCAGATTAATACACATGTAACATATTTTGCACTGTTTGATCATCCCAGTAAAAACCAGGGTCAGGAAATGGATTTGACACACACAGAGTTGACAGATCATGTCTATTCACGTCTCAAACGTAAAATTCTGGATCGAGAACTGCTTCCGGGGCAAAAAATCCTTCAGGAAAAACTGGCTGCCGAACTGGGAGTCAGCCGCTCTCCTCTTTTAAAAGCCCTGGCCCGACTTGAAAACGAACTGCTGGTTGAAAGTATTCCACGCCGCGGCATGTTTGTTAAAAAAATAACCCCCAAGGAGATTATAGACATTTTACAGTGCCGTGCTGTGTTTGAAGGTTTGGCTGCACGTCTGGTGGCTGAACACGCCGCCAGTGAGGACATTCAAAAACTGCACAAAATATTCGAGCCTTTTCAGTATCAGCATGATATAGATCAGGCATTCTACGAACAAGCGGACCGCGAATTTCATAGTTGTATTATCAATCTATGTGAAAATGATGTCATTCAAAGAATGCGTTTGTTGAACAACATACATGTCCTGCATTCGCAAATCGGCTTGGTACGTTCGCCCGAGGAAACATTATCAGAGCATTTGCGAATCATATCTGCCATCGAAAACAGGGATGACCAGGCTGCAGAATCTGCCATGCGTATTCATATCGAAAAAGCAATTGATAAATTAAAGCATTAACTCTTATTATTGATAATCTCGCCGACTGACAGATAAAAGCTTCCGATATTTTATTTGCAGTAATTACAGATTTGTTCATCGGGATTGCATTATATATCATTCTGGCTATTATTCTGCCTGATAAAAGACAAGAACCTATTGCCGGAAAAGCCGAAACGGAAACCCATTAACCCTAAAAAATAATTAAACTCAGGATACTATTTTATACTTTTTTATCTTATCCCGAAGGGTCTTACGATCAATCCCAAGTATTTCCGCTGCTTTTGATTTATTCCCCTCTGTATGCTGCAGAACACGCTCGATGTGCTCAGCTTCTATCTCGGCAAGACTTTGCAGAGAACTTCCAGAATGCCGTACCGAGTAACGCATATGTTCTGGCAGATCAGGAACGTTGATTTTGCGTAAATCCTTCATAACCACCAGGCGCTGAACCAGATTTTCAAGTTCTCTCACGTTTCCCGGCCAGCTGTAAGACTGGAATACTTTATAAACCTCATCCGAAAACTTGGGCGGTTTTCTGTCCAACTCTTTAGAATATTTCTCTGTAAAATAGTTGAATAACAGGAAAATATCATCACTGCGTTCAGAAAGCGGCGGCAGATTGATAGTTAATACATTAAGCCGATAGTACAGATCCTCGCGAAATTGGCCGTTCTGCATCATGTTCCACAGTTCCCGGTTGGTCGCGGCGACAATTTTGACATCTATTTTCTGAGGTTGACTCGACCCGACTTTGATAATCTCTTTTTCCTGCAAAACGCGCAATAACTTGGATTGAGTCGGAAAACTGGTGGTTGCAATCTCATCCAGAAAGATAGTGCCTTTGTCAGCTTTTTGAAAAAATCCTTCCCGACTCTGATGTGCTCCGGTATAGGCCCCTTTTTCATTTCCAAACAATTCACTCTCCATCAGAGATTCGGGTATCGCTGAGCAGTTAACAGCAACAAACGGTTTGGCGGAACGTGGACTGGAACGATGTATTGCCTGAGCAACCAGCTCTTTACCGGTTCCACTTTCTCCGGTAATGAGTACGGTAGCCGGAATCGTAGCAGCCTTGGCAATGTCCGAGAGCACCCGTTTCATAGGCTCCGATTCACCAATGATACCGAGATTATTGGCTTCAACGTATTGTTGGGTCGCTGATAAAAGTTTCCGCCGTTCCACTTTTTCCAGAACACTGTCAATGGCGGCAAACAAGGCTTCGTCGCCAATCGGCTTTTCAAGGTATTCTTCAGCGCCGGTTTTCACCGCTTTTACAGCGTCTCCTACAGAAGCATACCCGGTAACCATGATAATACCAATATTTTTAAAATTTTCCTTGATATGACGGGTCAGGTTAATCCCGTCAATTGAAGGCATCACCTTATCTGTTATTACAAGGTCAATTTGATTGTTGTTCAAGCTTTTAATTGCCTCATCCGCACTGGAGGATGTGAGGACATGAAAATTAGGCTTTTCCTTGATCTTTCGTTCAAGTAATTTTAATGTAAAAACAGAATCATCAACTACCAGAATCTTTTTCTTGTTTTTGTCTTTTTTAGCCATCGACTAATTTCCCGGTATCCAAACGTTACTCGTTCTCCTGGAGCATAAGATTCAGAGCTTTGATTACCCTGGTGCTTTCATTTTTGACATCAGTTCCGAGATTCTCATAATCTTCTCGTTGTTTATCTTTTGCGGCCATTTCCAGAGTTTTTGATTTTTCCGACAATTCCATGGCGCCAACAGTAGCGCTACTCGATTTCAAGGTATGAGCCACTCTGGTAATGGCTTCATCATTGGAATTTTCCAAAGATTTTTCCAACTCGGCCACCAATTTTTCGGTTTCTTCAATAAAAACAGTGATCATATCGTTCATAAAATCCGGATCATCCAATCCGATATTGTCTTTGAGGATATCGATATCGACAATATCCTGGAGATTGGAACTGTCAAAGGTATCTTCCTCAACCTGAACTTCCGGTTCATCTTCTTCCCGGACAAGTTCAGTATCTGTGGTGACAGATCTTTGAATCACCTTTACAAGTTCTTCCAGTTGTACAGGTTTACTAATATAGTCATCCATACCTTCGTGCAGATACTTTTCACGATCTCCTGCCATGGCGTGTGCAGTTAAAGCAATAATCCGAGGCCGTTCATCTCCGTACCTTTTGATGAGTTCTTTGGTTGCCTGAACCCCGTCCATACCCGGCATCTGGATATCCATGAAAATGATATCAAAATGTTTCTTTTCTACAGCGTCTACAGCTTCTTCACCATTGTCTACGACTTGAGCCTGATAGCCGAGTTTTTGCAAAACTCGTAATGTAAATTTCTGATTTACCTTATTGTCTTCTGCAATTAAAATATCGAATGGAAATCTGTCCGCCATTTCCGAATCGAGTGTAAATTTTTTCGGCCCGACCGGCTTTTTCGGATGTTTGACTTTTGTGAACAGATCAAGTATGACTTCATACAATTGAGACTGCTTGACTGGTTTGGGAAGATGCACATCGATATTGGCATCTTTTACCCGTTGTGGATTCTCATTGGTGCCGATTGAGGTGAGGAGAACTTTGGGGACTTTATCCACAATGTCATCCATTTTCATGGCCAGGGTTAGTCCGTCCATTTCGGGCATCATCATATCCAAAATGGCAATGTCATATTCATTGCCTTCTTTTAACAGCTTGATGGCCTCTTCACCGGAATCCGTGTCCGTGGGCGTCATCCCCCAGGACATGGCCTGCAGAGCGAGTATACGTCGATTTGTATCATTATCATCCACAATCAACACACGTTTGCCTGTCAATTCAGAGTGGGCATAAACTGCTGTATCATCAGGCTTGTGATATTTGCCTTCAGCCTGAATGGTAAAATAAAATGTAGAACCTTCACCGAGAACACTGTCCACGCCCATGGAACCGCCCATCAGTTCTGACAACCGCTTACTGATAGCAAGCCCCAATCCGGTACCGCCAAATCTACGGGTGATGCTGGCGTCAACCTGACTGAAAGATTTAAACAGAGCGCGTCTTCCATCTTCAGAAATACCCATCCCCGTATCTTTAATTTTGATTAAAACGTTAAAGAGACCGGGTTTGACCTCGGTACTGCTGACAGTAACGATCACTTCGCCTTCATCCGTAAATTTTATTGCATTGTTGATCAGGTTATTCAAAATCTGGATCATACGTGTCTTGTCGGAAATGAGTTCGGTGGGGGCCGGCCCTTCAATAAAGTAACTCAATTCGAGTTTTTTCTTGGCCGCGTTACTGGCATGCAATTCCAGACATTCCTCAATGGCCTTTCTCAAATTAAATTCTTCATGCTCCAGTTCAACCTTGCCCGATTCTATTTTTGAAAAATCCAGGATGTCATTGATCACAACCAAAAGGGAATCACCGCTGTTTTTAATAACTTCAGCGTATTCCCGCTGCTCATTGTTCAATTCTGTTTGCAGCAGCAGATTTGTCATACCCAGCACACCATTCATAGGTGTACGGATTTCATGGCTCATATTGGCTAAAAATTCGGAACGGGCTCGAGTGGCGTCTTCGGCCAGTTTTTTAGCTTCTTCCAGTTCTTCGTTCTGCTTTTCGAGTTCTTCACGTGTTTTCTTTAACTCGGTAATATCGCGTGAGACCCCGACCATACCGATGATCTTTCCGTTTTCATCTTTAAAAGGCACTTTGGTAGCGGTTACCCAGCGGGACCAGCCGTCGGGGCGCTTGATCTTTTCAATTTTTCCAATTAAAGGCTTTCCGGTACGGATGATTTCCTGTTCATCATTATACGCTTCCTGGGCCATGTCCTGGCTCAGGAAATCAAAATCGGTTTTACCTACCGCTTCTTCCGGATCATCAATTCCCATCACTTCTGCCTGTGCCTGATTGATGCGGATAAAGCGGGACTTGGCATCCTTGAAATAAATCGTATCCGGAACATTTCTCAACAACGTTTTCAAAAGAGACTTTTCATAAGCCAGTTTTTCCCAGATACCGCGTTCTTCTGTGATGTCTTCAATGAATTCAATGATCCCGGAAACGCTGCCTTCTTCATTCTTATAAGTCACTTTATCCGAGCGAATCCAGCGTATCCCTTTTTTGGTTCTGATCTTTTCGACCTGACCTTTTCCCGGTTTTCCGCGTCTGGACATAACAGTGTCATCCAGTTTCTTGACACTTAATCGCTTAAAGAGCTTTTCCTCTTTGGCGCCGATCACATCATTTGCGTTAAAACCGATCAAATCACAAAAATGCTCATTCGCCTGAATAACGCGGTTGTCAAAATCCTTAAACATGATACAGGAAGGCACTGTCTCGTGGATAATATTTAGAACATCAGAACGCACTTTGAGATTCTTTTGAACCTTTTCGTATCTTACAAGCTGTTCTTTCAGCTGACTGGTTTTCTGGTTCAGCAACTGTTGAGAATCATCAAGTTCGTGCTTGTATTTATTCAGAGTTTTGTAGACCTTGGCGTATTTCGTCACGTTTTCCAGAATGACCAAAATACCGCTGATATTTTCTTCTTTATCTGTAAAAGGCAGCAACGTGACATTAAAAATAGAATTCTTATCATTGGATGCTTCAAGTGTGATAAACTCCATATCGAAGCGTTGTTGCTGGCCGTCCAGTAATTCGTTCAAGATAGAGGTTGATTGGTTCACTTCCGGTAAAAAAGTGTCCACTTTTTGACCCATCAATTCATCCCGAGTGGGGCGAAATGTCTCACTTGTCAGAGACACTTCTCTAATTTTCAGTTTGCTATCAGTTCGAACATAGGACAGATTTTTAAATCGGAGGATATAATCACAAATATTCACAGCACCCTCACTTGTTTTTTACCATTGCCTTGACTTTGCATATAAAACATTTCACTCTGACCCGAATAGAGTCGACTCTCCTTCATGTAGCTGCAACTGCGCTAATAAATCAGACTATTCACTTTGGTCAGCAATTCTCTCATATCAAACGGTTTGCTAATTGTATATTTTGCTCCCAAAAGTTGAGCGGTTTTCAGAGAGCTGGCGGCATCGAAATAACCGCCTCCCGATATAGCAATAATCTTGATATCAGGGATATTCATCTTCATTTTCATGATAATTTCTATCCCATCTTCTTCCGGCATAAAAATATCCGTGATGACAAGATCAAATTTATCTTGTTTTGTGGCTGCTACACCTTCTTTTCCATTCCTTGCGACGTAAACAAAATGACCATCAATTTCCAGCATCTCTTTGAGAATTTCTCGGATGTTCTCCTCATCATCAATCACTAGAATCTTTCCCATCAACCAACCTCATAACAAAACAAATGCTTTCCAAACTGTTGCATCAAGAATATAACAAGAAATAATTCAAATACAAACAAGATATTCAGAGATTTATCTCCGTTTAATCGAGGAATTTATGACTGCAATTTCTGTTCCATAAAAATTGTTTTTGCCAGGCAAATATTTTGATTGTCGATGAAATAGTTTTTGTGATTTTATAATATTATAACTATCTTATACTCATTTAACTTTTACCTAAATTGAGCGGTTTTTAAAAAAATAAAAAACCTTTTGGGTTTATAATAGTTTGTTATTATTTTAGTTGTGTAACCAATAAAAAGAATAACAACAAAACCCAAAAGGTAGCCATAATATGCAGAAAAAAACCGATACAACGCAACCTAAAATATCAAAAATTGAGATCACAAAAGATAAAATTAGCGGTCGTGGTGGTCTGTTGTTTTTTCTTAGATATATTGACCAAATTCGATTCTATTCTCTATTTGAAAACGTTTTTAGCTTTTTAAAAGGCTCTTCTAAAGGACTGGGATACCGTCAGTTTGTCAAACAGCTTTTTGCTTGGTTTATTGATGGTACGGATATGTCAATCTGTTCTTTTGATCGTCGAAAAAACGATGAAGCCTATGCTGCCGTGCTCGAAAATCGCCCGGAACAAATGGCAACATCCCATCAAATCAAAAGGATGTTTCGCAAGTTCAGTTTTGTTGGGCAAATGATATTTCGGTCTCTTTTGTTGGAGATGTTTATTTGGCGACTTATTATTGAACAACCCAAAGAAGTTATTCTTTTTGGTGACAGCGTAGTTTTCGACAATGACGGCGCTAAAAAGCGTGAAGGCTCAAATGTGACCTATAAAAATAAAAAAGGATTCCAGCCTATGCAAATTAGTTGGGGGCCTTATGTTGTTGATGCGCTGTTCCGAGCCGGAGATGTTCATTGTAATCATGGCAGCGACTTTATAAAGTCAGTGGGGCGTCTGGTCAAAGCTATTCGACGTCGCTATAAAGATGTTCCAATCATTCTGCTAACAGACAGTGGTTTTATGGATGACCAGAACTTTCGGTTCTTTGAACAACGCCTTGGTATTCATTATGTTTGTGCCGGGAAAATATATAACGATATTAAACAATATGTTAACAATCTTAGTTATGATGCTTTTCGTTCTTATAGACAGACATGGACTTTTGTCGAATTTGCTAATCGCCTCAAATCATGGAAGACATTTCGCCGTTGTATTTTTACCTCTCAGAAAGCTGAGGAAAATGGTCAACTCTTATTTGATTTTGCACAACCGGATTCAGTAATCTATACCAATATAGGCCGAAACAGTGAGCTGGATGAAAAACTAATCAATGCTGGTAGTGGCAATTATCTCAAGGCCGAAAAGATTATCGAGTTAAACCACAGTCAGAGGTAGAGCTGAATTAGTACACCGATCACAGAAAGAATTTGCTGGAAGAGAACAGTTACCATTTAAGCGTTTCGGTATGAATAGAGTTTTTTACTATTTGATGATCATCAGCCATTTTCTTTTTGAAGCATATAAAAGGGACATCCCCTGTGAAGCAGTACCAGTTACCGCTTACCCCAATACCTTTCGTCGGATCATGATTGATTTTGCAGCCAAAATTGTGACAACAGGCGGAAAAATTATACTAAGGGTAACACAGACAGTCTATGATTCCCTGAAGATTTTAAAATTATGGTCATTCATTGAGGAGTATGAACCCGCATTTGTGACGTAAAACATAATAAAAATTAATCGTATTAAAGAGCTAAAACAATGGGAGAAGTATGCCGTTACACTGATAATTCTCTGACTTTAATGAAAAATCGAGTTCAAAAAGCAAGGTTGATTGCGTAATAAGAAGTTATTTCAGATGAAAACAAATAGAAAAAGACGGCACCGGCAACATTTTGCGCCGGTTTTATTTGGTGCCCTTATAAATCGATCAATTTAGGTTTTAATTACCCAAGCACTCCTAACTTTTGAAGACAAATGGACAAACGTAAAATTAAAGCACGGCTGGAGCTTGAAGACGGCTCTGTATTCACAGGACTTTCGTTTGGCGCACCTTTGAGTATTGCAGGTGAAGTCGTTTTCAACACAAGCATGGTGGGCTATCCCGAAAGCCTGACAGATCCGTCGTATGCAGGCCAGATACTGGTATTAACCTATCCGCTGATTGGAAACTATGGCGTCCCTCCTGCAGACCAAGCGGATCAGTTAACAAAGCATTTTGAATCGGATCGAATACAAATATCCGGTCTCGTGATCTCAGAGTACTCGATGCACTATAATCATTGGAACGCAGCCCAAAGTCTCTCCGACTGGTTGACCGATCATAATGTGCCGGGACTGTCCGGGATTGATACACGGATGCTGACCAAGCGCCTTCGCGAAGAAGGCACAATGCTTGGACGCATCCTCAACGTATCCGAGCAACCTGATTTTTACGATCCAAACAAAATTGATCTTGTTGAGCGGGTCACCTTAAAAGAACCCAAAGAATACGGCAGCGGCGAGAAAAAGGTGATTTTGATCGACTGCGGAGCAAAAGATAATATTGTCCGGTCGCTGGTCAGACGGGATTTGACAGTAAAACGCGTCCCGCATACATATGATTTCAGTCAGGAAGAGTATGACGGCGTGATGATCTCCAATGGCCCCGGCGATCCCAAAATGTGTAAACAAACGATCGAAATCGTGCAAAAGGTTATCAAACGCAGCAAACCGATCTTTGGAATATGTATGGGAAATCAAATTCTTGCTCTGGCAGCCGGGGGTGACACCTATAAGCTGAAATTTGGTCACCGCAGCCAGAACCAACCCTGCGTGGAAGTCGGGACCAAACGCTGTTATATTACGTCACAGAACCATGGATTTGCTGTGGACGGCAGGACTCTTCCTCCGGGATGGGAACCGTGGTTTACAAACGCAAATGACAACACCAATGAAGGTATCAGACATACAACCAAACCCTTCAAAAGTGTGCAGTTTCATCCCGAGGCTGCTCCGGGTCCACTGGATACGGCTATTTTATTTGACGATTTCAAAAGGATGCTTCTATGATAGAAAAACCCAATAAAATAATCATTCTTGGCAGTTCTGCATTAAAAATCGGAGAAGCAGGTGAATTCGATTATTCCGGAAGCCAGGCTATAAAGGCCTTAAAGGAAGAAGGGGTGTATACCATTCTGGTCAATCCCAATATCGCCACCATCCAGACATCGGATCATCTTGCAGATCAGGTTTATTTTTTACCGGTTACGCCGCATTTTGTAGAACAGGTCATTGAAAAAGAAAAACCCGATGGAATTTTGCTGTCATTTGGTGGACAAACTGCTTTAAATTGCGGCGTCCAGCTCGAAAAAGACGGCATTCTGGCCCGTTATGGCGTCAAAGTACTGGGCACTCCGGTAGAGACGATCAACAATACAGAAGACCGCGATCTTTTTATTCAAAAGCTGAACGAAATTGATGTAAAAACACCAAGAAGTTTTGCGGTATCCAACGTTGAAGAAGCGCTGGCGCGGGCGCGTGAAATCGGATTCCCGATCATGCTCAGAATCGCATTTGCTCTGGGCGGACTCGGTTCAGGCCTCTGCCATGACGAAGAACACGTTCGTGAGCGGGCGCAGATGGCGTTGTCCTATACAGATCAGATCCTGATTGAAGAATATTTGTTGGGCTGGAAAGAAGTCGAGTACGAAATTGTCCGGGACCAATACGACAATTGCATCTCGGTTTGCAATATGGAAAATCTGGATCCGATGGGGATCCATACGGGCGAAAGTATTGTCGTTGCGCCGAGCCAGACGTTGACCAACAGTGAATATCACAAGCTGCGTGAAATTGCCATCCGTACGGTTCGGCATCTTGGTGTTGTGGGGGAATGTAATATACAGTATGCGCTT
Proteins encoded in this region:
- the carA gene encoding glutamine-hydrolyzing carbamoyl-phosphate synthase small subunit, encoding MDKRKIKARLELEDGSVFTGLSFGAPLSIAGEVVFNTSMVGYPESLTDPSYAGQILVLTYPLIGNYGVPPADQADQLTKHFESDRIQISGLVISEYSMHYNHWNAAQSLSDWLTDHNVPGLSGIDTRMLTKRLREEGTMLGRILNVSEQPDFYDPNKIDLVERVTLKEPKEYGSGEKKVILIDCGAKDNIVRSLVRRDLTVKRVPHTYDFSQEEYDGVMISNGPGDPKMCKQTIEIVQKVIKRSKPIFGICMGNQILALAAGGDTYKLKFGHRSQNQPCVEVGTKRCYITSQNHGFAVDGRTLPPGWEPWFTNANDNTNEGIRHTTKPFKSVQFHPEAAPGPLDTAILFDDFKRMLL